A window of Auraticoccus monumenti contains these coding sequences:
- a CDS encoding MFS transporter — protein sequence MALRDLLADTRPLANPHFRRLWTAQIITVIGAQLTVVAVPTQIYAITGSSAYVGLTGVFGLVPLVVFGLYGGALADHFDRRRVLMVTTVGLIVTSALFWVQAAMGLQDVWLLLWLFAVQQAFFAVNSPTRSAILPRLLPAGQLPAANALSTTVFQAGAIAGPLVGGALIPLLGYSWLYLVDTLTLLITLVAVIRLPPMPVVVEAVGSAVARAPGLRSVLEGFAYLRGRPVLLMSFVVDIVAMVFGMPRALFPEIAHLEFGGPQEGGLEFALLFAAIPAGAVLGGIFSGWLSRVERQGRAVLWCIAVWGFGITGFGVCVFLADGSAPVVLVLGLVCLAVAGAADVASSAIRGAILQTAAEDNLRGRLQGVFTVVVVGGPRVADVAHGGVAALAGAAVATTGGGVLVVLGVAVCALAAPTFLRYRVPPR from the coding sequence ATGGCGTTGCGGGACCTGCTGGCGGACACCCGCCCCCTGGCGAACCCGCACTTCCGCCGGCTCTGGACCGCCCAGATCATCACCGTGATCGGCGCCCAGCTCACCGTGGTGGCGGTGCCGACGCAGATCTACGCCATCACCGGTTCCTCGGCCTACGTCGGCCTGACCGGGGTCTTCGGCCTCGTCCCGCTGGTGGTCTTCGGGCTCTACGGCGGGGCGCTGGCCGACCACTTCGACCGGCGGCGGGTGCTGATGGTCACCACGGTCGGGCTGATCGTCACCAGCGCGCTGTTCTGGGTCCAGGCCGCGATGGGGCTGCAGGACGTGTGGCTGCTGCTGTGGTTGTTCGCGGTCCAGCAGGCGTTCTTCGCCGTCAACTCCCCCACCCGCTCGGCGATCCTGCCGCGGCTGCTGCCGGCCGGGCAGCTGCCGGCGGCCAACGCGCTGTCCACCACGGTCTTCCAGGCCGGGGCGATCGCCGGGCCCCTGGTGGGTGGCGCGCTCATCCCCCTGCTGGGCTACTCCTGGCTCTACCTCGTCGACACCCTGACGCTGCTCATCACCCTGGTCGCGGTGATCCGGCTGCCGCCGATGCCGGTGGTGGTGGAGGCCGTGGGGTCGGCGGTGGCGCGGGCCCCCGGTCTGCGCTCGGTGCTGGAGGGCTTCGCCTACCTGCGCGGGCGTCCGGTGCTGCTGATGTCCTTCGTGGTCGACATCGTGGCCATGGTGTTCGGGATGCCGCGGGCCCTGTTCCCCGAGATCGCCCACCTCGAGTTCGGCGGGCCCCAGGAGGGTGGGCTGGAGTTCGCGCTGCTGTTCGCCGCCATCCCGGCCGGCGCGGTGCTGGGTGGGATCTTCTCCGGCTGGTTGTCCCGGGTGGAGCGCCAGGGACGGGCGGTGCTGTGGTGCATCGCCGTCTGGGGGTTCGGCATCACCGGGTTCGGGGTCTGCGTCTTCCTGGCCGACGGGTCCGCCCCGGTGGTGCTCGTGCTCGGGCTGGTCTGCCTGGCCGTGGCCGGGGCGGCTGACGTCGCCTCGTCGGCGATCCGCGGCGCCATCCTGCAGACCGCGGCCGAGGACAACCTCCGTGGACGCCTGCAGGGCGTCTTCACCGTGGTGGTGGTCGGCGGGCCGCGGGTGGCCGACGTCGCCCACGGGGGCGTCGCCGCCCTGGCCGGGGCCGCGGTGGCGACCACCGGTGGCGGTGTGCTCGTGGTGCTCGGCGTGGCGGTCTGCGCGCTGGCCGCGCCGACCTTCCTCCGTTACCGGGTGCCCCCGCGCTGA
- a CDS encoding DICT sensory domain-containing protein, translating to MTSSDTVVSVFDDVLAQFPGLEVHQFHKSTLLGLSWAIEDEFCARADRPVLVAAFQKAEFWERSRERWTSLAKISHQTLVIADFEDLGAEPDVNLTTVPVAPGSPMSREWIVVCDATDLPAALIARELPGQSTVPDRKREFEAFWTTELDVVRAASRASAQIAAAAGAPVAAPLLYHLAEQPVSGSVSASAVSRLFNRIVVYLDRATTGPLPLPSMA from the coding sequence ATGACCTCCTCCGACACCGTCGTCTCCGTCTTCGACGACGTCCTCGCCCAGTTCCCCGGGCTCGAGGTGCACCAGTTCCACAAGTCCACCCTCCTCGGCCTCTCGTGGGCGATCGAGGACGAGTTCTGCGCCCGGGCCGACCGCCCGGTGCTGGTCGCCGCCTTCCAGAAGGCCGAGTTCTGGGAGAGGTCCCGCGAGCGCTGGACCAGCCTCGCCAAGATCTCCCACCAGACCCTGGTGATCGCCGACTTCGAGGACCTCGGCGCCGAGCCGGACGTCAACCTCACCACCGTTCCCGTGGCCCCGGGCTCGCCGATGTCGCGGGAGTGGATCGTCGTCTGCGACGCCACCGACCTCCCGGCCGCGCTGATCGCCCGCGAGCTGCCCGGCCAGAGCACGGTGCCGGACCGCAAGCGCGAGTTCGAGGCCTTCTGGACCACCGAGCTGGACGTGGTCCGGGCCGCCAGCCGGGCCTCGGCGCAGATCGCGGCCGCTGCCGGTGCCCCGGTCGCCGCCCCGCTGCTCTACCACCTGGCCGAGCAGCCGGTCTCCGGCAGCGTCTCGGCCAGCGCGGTGTCCCGGCTGTTCAACCGGATCGTGGTCTACCTCGACCGCGCCACCACCGGCCCCCTCCCGCTGCCCTCGATGGCCTGA
- a CDS encoding Bug family tripartite tricarboxylate transporter substrate binding protein produces the protein MSSTTVTRRSLLLAASGLGSAAVLTACGGNLGSSSEGGEAGAEFPTGAVTMLIGGNPGGSADLILRAMSDPLSQELGVPVLVENRPGANGAVAAQELAGDAADGQTIMIFNGTLAYITPLAVPESDVVDIDDYEVITGVSRDDYVLLASPDSGFTTIDDLRAADRPVSYGTTGVGTGSQLSSAYVLQLAGLEGTAVPFDGGSPTLTAVLGSQVDLAVVQISESISQIESGQVTPLVVMSAERNPSLPDVPTATESGIDAVVTQSRAMVAPKGTPQAVLDRLSAAFVAVWADATYQSFNADNQLVPYEVDGAEVVSEWTESLEEYRTFVEESGLDFGAE, from the coding sequence ATGTCCAGCACCACCGTCACCCGCCGATCCCTGCTCCTGGCTGCGTCCGGGCTCGGCTCGGCCGCCGTCCTGACCGCCTGCGGCGGGAACCTCGGCAGCAGCTCCGAGGGCGGCGAAGCCGGCGCCGAGTTCCCCACCGGCGCCGTCACCATGCTCATCGGGGGCAACCCCGGCGGCAGCGCCGACCTCATCCTGCGGGCCATGTCGGACCCGTTGTCGCAGGAGCTCGGGGTCCCCGTGCTCGTGGAGAACCGCCCCGGCGCCAACGGCGCCGTCGCGGCGCAGGAGCTGGCCGGGGACGCGGCCGACGGCCAGACCATCATGATCTTCAACGGCACCCTGGCCTACATCACGCCACTGGCCGTGCCGGAGTCCGACGTCGTGGACATCGACGACTACGAGGTCATCACCGGCGTCTCCCGCGACGACTACGTGCTGCTGGCCAGCCCCGACTCCGGCTTCACCACCATCGACGACCTGCGCGCGGCCGACCGCCCGGTCAGCTACGGCACGACCGGGGTCGGCACCGGCAGTCAGCTCAGCTCGGCCTACGTGCTGCAGCTGGCCGGGCTGGAGGGGACGGCCGTCCCCTTCGACGGCGGCTCCCCCACGCTGACCGCCGTCCTGGGCAGCCAGGTCGACCTGGCCGTGGTGCAGATCAGCGAGTCGATCAGCCAGATCGAGAGCGGTCAGGTGACCCCGCTGGTCGTGATGAGCGCCGAGCGCAACCCGTCGCTGCCCGACGTCCCCACGGCCACCGAGTCCGGCATCGACGCGGTGGTCACCCAGTCCCGGGCCATGGTGGCCCCCAAGGGCACCCCGCAGGCGGTCCTCGACCGGCTGTCTGCGGCCTTCGTCGCCGTGTGGGCCGACGCGACCTACCAGTCGTTCAACGCCGACAACCAGCTGGTGCCCTACGAGGTCGACGGCGCCGAGGTCGTCAGCGAGTGGACCGAGAGCCTCGAGGAGTACCGGACCTTCGTCGAGGAGTCCGGTCTCGACTTCGGCGCCGAGTGA
- a CDS encoding sulfatase family protein yields the protein MSASRLHSTPAAPASPDATRERPNIVFVITDQQRFDTIAALGHDHVDTPNLDRLVAEGAALTRTYVTSPSCAPSRASLFSGLFPHTTGVLRNDEPWHHSWVERLGEAGYHCVNVGKMHTYPYEASVGFHERHVVENKDRDTPRLPFYLDTWDKALWARGVRKPSRVTYAEREDYTERLGAFEWEPPADLHADTFVGSLAAMWLERWRGDRPFFLQVGFPGPHPPYDPTPQALDAYRDRDVPLPSRSPEEIAAQPQALQDLRAQHMGVDHDAIVHLDEPTEEQLLRQRRHYHANVTMIDEQIGVLRDALAARGVLDDTVIIFTSDHGDTLNDHGHSQKWTMYEGSVHVPAVVWGPGRIAAGQVLDGLTSHMDLGPTVLELAGVEVPSWFEARSLLPALRGEEYPGRPEVFSEHARDRILSGTALMTMVVRDRWKLVSYLDPDDGQLFDLEADPGELHDLYDEAEHAPVRAELESAIHRWRAESQLRTAAWSEQFR from the coding sequence ATGTCTGCCTCACGACTGCACTCGACCCCGGCCGCGCCCGCGTCCCCCGACGCCACGCGCGAGCGCCCCAACATCGTCTTCGTCATCACCGACCAGCAGCGCTTCGACACCATCGCCGCGCTGGGCCACGACCACGTCGACACCCCGAACCTCGACCGCCTGGTCGCCGAGGGCGCTGCGCTGACCCGGACCTACGTGACGTCCCCCTCCTGCGCCCCCAGCCGGGCCAGCCTGTTCTCGGGGTTGTTCCCGCACACCACCGGCGTGCTGCGCAACGACGAGCCCTGGCACCACTCCTGGGTCGAGCGCCTCGGTGAGGCCGGCTACCACTGCGTCAACGTCGGCAAGATGCACACCTACCCCTACGAGGCCTCGGTGGGTTTCCACGAGCGCCACGTCGTGGAGAACAAGGACCGTGACACCCCCCGGCTGCCCTTCTACCTCGACACCTGGGACAAGGCGCTGTGGGCCCGTGGGGTCCGCAAGCCCAGCCGGGTCACCTACGCCGAGCGCGAGGACTACACCGAGCGCCTCGGCGCGTTCGAGTGGGAGCCGCCCGCCGACCTGCACGCCGACACCTTCGTCGGCTCGCTGGCCGCGATGTGGCTGGAGCGCTGGCGCGGGGACCGCCCGTTCTTCCTGCAGGTCGGCTTCCCCGGCCCCCACCCGCCCTACGACCCGACGCCGCAGGCCCTGGACGCCTACCGCGACCGCGACGTCCCGCTGCCCTCCCGCAGCCCGGAGGAGATCGCCGCCCAGCCGCAGGCGCTGCAGGACCTGCGCGCCCAGCACATGGGGGTCGACCACGACGCGATCGTGCACCTGGACGAGCCCACCGAGGAGCAGCTGCTCCGGCAGCGGCGCCACTACCACGCCAACGTCACGATGATCGACGAGCAGATCGGCGTGCTGCGCGACGCCCTGGCGGCGCGCGGCGTGCTGGACGACACCGTGATCATCTTCACCTCCGACCACGGCGACACCCTCAACGACCACGGCCACAGCCAGAAGTGGACGATGTACGAGGGCAGCGTGCACGTGCCGGCCGTCGTGTGGGGCCCGGGGCGGATCGCCGCGGGGCAGGTGCTCGACGGACTGACCTCGCACATGGACCTCGGCCCGACCGTGCTGGAGCTGGCCGGGGTGGAGGTGCCGTCCTGGTTCGAGGCCCGCTCGCTCCTCCCGGCGCTGCGCGGTGAGGAGTACCCGGGCCGGCCCGAGGTCTTCTCCGAGCACGCCCGCGACCGCATCCTGTCCGGGACGGCCCTGATGACCATGGTCGTCCGCGACCGGTGGAAGCTGGTCAGCTACCTCGATCCCGACGACGGGCAGCTGTTCGACCTCGAGGCGGACCCCGGGGAGCTGCACGACCTCTACGACGAGGCCGAGCACGCCCCCGTCCGGGCGGAGCTCGAGTCGGCCATCCACCGGTGGCGCGCCGAGAGCCAGCTCCGCACCGCTGCCTGGTCCGAGCAGTTCCGCTGA
- a CDS encoding tripartite tricarboxylate transporter TctB family protein codes for MSTAGGPGSPVAGEQEGASALPAQEPERRPMGTTANLVVAGLVVALGVAAVAGALSQGVGSAGQPGPGTFPLVLGVLLVLLGVGLAVLARRSDDAERFDANSWRVLAGLGTLVGYLLAFPRIGFEIPMLLVAFVWLRFIGGESWRTSVLVSLLTTLAFYLVFVGALGVTIPHLF; via the coding sequence GTGAGCACCGCGGGTGGGCCCGGCTCGCCGGTCGCCGGTGAGCAGGAGGGGGCGTCGGCGCTGCCGGCTCAGGAGCCCGAGCGGCGACCGATGGGCACGACGGCCAACCTGGTGGTCGCCGGACTGGTCGTCGCCCTTGGCGTGGCCGCCGTGGCCGGTGCGCTCAGCCAGGGCGTCGGGTCGGCCGGCCAGCCTGGTCCGGGCACCTTCCCCCTCGTGCTGGGGGTGCTGCTCGTGCTGCTGGGGGTCGGCCTGGCGGTGCTGGCCCGGCGCTCCGACGACGCCGAGCGCTTCGACGCCAACAGCTGGCGGGTGCTCGCGGGCCTGGGGACGCTGGTCGGCTACCTGCTCGCCTTCCCCCGGATCGGCTTCGAGATCCCGATGCTGCTGGTGGCCTTCGTCTGGCTCCGGTTCATCGGCGGTGAGAGCTGGCGCACCTCGGTGCTGGTCAGCCTGCTCACGACCCTCGCGTTCTACCTCGTCTTCGTGGGGGCCCTCGGCGTGACCATCCCCCACCTGTTCTAG
- a CDS encoding IclR family transcriptional regulator, with product MISIGSDARDLAPAVTRSIRILDILAEHRGEAMSLTEIAAAIGAAKSSTSNLCAVLEDSGLIQRRRGGGYALGSRTAELGGAYISSFDQLQEFHRLCLASPHLSQQLVKVALLDGTEVLYLARHEGRAPLQLAASIGARFPAASTAVGNVLLAALDDEEIARRFAVPGAFPRWTATSVADLETLVRRVDLARRRGWADDEGAVLAGMQGLAVVLPPVYQHETPLALGVSFPAAETSEEEREELLAELCSLRDDLIAPFQAMRPGGGTPGGQRGGTR from the coding sequence GTGATCAGCATCGGATCCGACGCACGCGACCTCGCCCCCGCCGTCACCCGCTCGATCAGGATCCTCGACATCCTGGCCGAGCACCGCGGCGAGGCGATGTCGCTGACCGAGATCGCCGCCGCGATCGGCGCGGCCAAGTCCTCGACCTCCAACCTCTGCGCCGTCCTCGAGGACAGCGGGCTCATCCAGCGTCGGCGTGGTGGCGGCTACGCCCTCGGGTCACGCACCGCCGAGCTCGGCGGGGCCTACATCAGCTCCTTCGACCAGCTGCAGGAGTTCCACCGCCTCTGCCTGGCCTCGCCGCACCTGTCCCAGCAGCTGGTCAAGGTGGCCCTGCTGGACGGCACCGAGGTGCTCTACCTGGCCCGGCACGAGGGCCGCGCACCGCTCCAGCTCGCGGCCAGCATCGGGGCCCGGTTCCCGGCCGCCTCCACCGCCGTGGGGAACGTGCTGCTGGCTGCGCTGGACGACGAGGAGATCGCACGCCGCTTCGCCGTACCCGGCGCCTTCCCCCGCTGGACCGCGACCAGCGTCGCCGACCTCGAGACGCTGGTGCGCCGCGTCGACCTGGCCCGCAGGCGGGGGTGGGCCGACGACGAGGGCGCGGTGCTGGCCGGGATGCAGGGCCTCGCCGTGGTGCTGCCGCCGGTGTACCAGCACGAGACGCCGCTGGCGCTGGGGGTCTCCTTCCCCGCGGCCGAGACGTCGGAGGAGGAGCGGGAGGAGCTGCTGGCGGAGCTGTGCTCGTTGCGCGACGACCTGATCGCACCCTTCCAGGCGATGCGTCCCGGCGGTGGGACGCCGGGCGGTCAGCGCGGGGGCACCCGGTAA